The following proteins are encoded in a genomic region of Fundidesulfovibrio putealis DSM 16056:
- a CDS encoding SemiSWEET family sugar transporter, with translation MDAFMIEVLGLAAGCMTTCSFIPQVVRTYRSRSVSDISLRMYLLLCAGIAMWVVYGLMIGSVSVVAANSVSLCLTLAILVMKIKFRHERNSPRRG, from the coding sequence ATGGACGCATTCATGATTGAGGTGCTGGGACTTGCGGCAGGGTGCATGACCACCTGCTCCTTCATCCCGCAGGTGGTGCGCACGTACCGGTCGCGGTCGGTGTCGGACATCTCGCTTCGCATGTACCTGCTGCTGTGCGCGGGAATCGCCATGTGGGTGGTGTACGGCCTTATGATCGGTTCGGTGTCCGTGGTGGCCGCCAACAGCGTGAGCCTGTGCCTGACCCTGGCCATCCTGGTGATGAAGATCAAGTTCAGGCATGAACGAAACTCGCCCAGGCGCGGCTGA
- a CDS encoding DUF190 domain-containing protein, whose amino-acid sequence MAWETLERLRVYTDESDTIDGRSAFSQIVAAAHEHGLAGATVFRGMMGYGGNSRIHTARLLELSSDLPVVVEIMDTPERIGSFCAVALGLLKKGLITREPVMGHRPLKPGETPGE is encoded by the coding sequence ATGGCCTGGGAGACTCTTGAGCGGCTGCGCGTCTATACCGACGAATCAGACACCATCGACGGGCGCAGCGCCTTTTCGCAGATAGTGGCGGCTGCCCATGAGCACGGACTGGCCGGGGCCACGGTGTTTCGCGGCATGATGGGATACGGCGGCAACAGCCGCATCCATACGGCGCGCCTGCTGGAGCTCTCCAGCGACCTGCCCGTGGTGGTGGAGATCATGGACACTCCGGAACGCATCGGATCATTCTGCGCCGTGGCGCTGGGGTTGCTGAAAAAGGGCCTGATCACCCGTGAACCCGTCATGGGGCACAGGCCGTTAAAGCCTGGAGAAACGCCGGGAGAGTAG